In Streptomyces capitiformicae, one genomic interval encodes:
- a CDS encoding response regulator transcription factor yields MNRILIVEDEERIASFVEKGLRAGGFTTTVVGDGDAAYEYALTGGFDLIVLDIGLPGRDGFTVLRELREARVTVPVIVLTARDSVRDTVAGLEGGADDWMTKPFRFEELLARVRLRLRTAARAPEVTMLRSGELTLDLRTRRARAGERLVDLTAREFVLLELFLRHPGQVLSREQILSHVWGYDFDPGSNIVDVYVRALRKKLGAGQLETVRGMGYRLPT; encoded by the coding sequence GTGAACCGCATCCTCATCGTGGAGGACGAGGAAAGGATCGCCTCCTTCGTCGAGAAGGGCCTGCGCGCCGGAGGCTTCACCACGACCGTGGTCGGCGACGGCGACGCTGCCTACGAGTACGCCCTCACCGGCGGCTTCGACCTCATCGTCCTCGACATAGGGCTGCCCGGCCGCGACGGCTTCACCGTGCTCCGCGAACTGCGCGAGGCCCGGGTGACCGTGCCGGTCATCGTGCTGACCGCCCGGGACTCCGTACGCGACACCGTGGCCGGCCTGGAGGGTGGCGCCGACGACTGGATGACCAAGCCGTTCCGCTTCGAGGAGTTGCTGGCGCGAGTGCGTCTGCGGCTGCGTACGGCGGCCCGGGCACCCGAGGTGACGATGCTGCGGAGCGGGGAACTGACCCTCGACCTCCGGACGCGACGGGCGCGGGCCGGGGAGCGGCTGGTGGACCTGACGGCTCGGGAGTTCGTACTGCTGGAGCTGTTCCTGCGGCATCCGGGACAGGTGCTGTCGAGGGAACAGATTCTGTCGCATGTGTGGGGTTACGACTTCGACCCGGGCTCGAACATCGTGGACGTATATGTACGGGCGCTGAGGAAGAAGCTTGGCGCAGGGCAGTTGGAGACGGTGAGGGGCATGGGCTACCGGCTCCCCACGTGA
- a CDS encoding SLC13 family permease, protein MTLNFRLTASLCVALSLCSLLVVPGNFPGLGGEARLTLAVFALATAAWIGTPIDDTYIALGAGLALTATGVISSDTLFGTLGDSTVWLLICAFVLAAAVTRTGLAGRAAAFLVSGARSMRQLAHLTTAALVVTAFAVPATSGRAALALPVFLALAKVLADRKRLVVMLALLFPTVILLSAVATLIGAGAHLITVSVLWEATGDRIGFTEWLLLGLPLAIVSSHLAAEAVLLTTTRRADRRGPVRITVEDIQHHSEQPVTGPWSPAESRCALLLATVVVLWCAEPLHRVPPAVVALIGAIVASSPALGTVRLKDALRTVPWSMLLFMAATMAMGVALSDSGAAKWLVAGLPSAVTPLVFLVAVVVLSTAAHLVLQSRSARSSVLVPLVVAAAVGAGVNPVAAALASTAAAGFCHTLSASAKPVALFADLPGTPTYTPRDLLRLSAVLAPLTAALVVLFAVAVWPLLGVPLARP, encoded by the coding sequence GTGACCCTGAACTTCCGCCTGACCGCGTCGCTGTGCGTGGCCCTCTCCCTCTGCTCCCTCCTCGTCGTCCCCGGAAACTTCCCGGGGCTGGGCGGGGAGGCCCGCCTCACCCTCGCGGTCTTCGCGCTGGCGACGGCCGCCTGGATCGGCACCCCGATCGACGACACCTACATCGCCCTCGGTGCCGGACTCGCCCTGACGGCGACCGGGGTCATCAGCAGCGACACCCTCTTCGGCACCCTCGGCGACTCGACGGTGTGGCTGCTGATCTGCGCGTTCGTGCTGGCGGCGGCGGTGACCCGGACCGGGCTCGCGGGGCGGGCGGCGGCGTTCCTGGTGAGCGGGGCGCGCAGCATGAGGCAGTTGGCGCACCTGACGACGGCCGCGCTGGTGGTGACGGCGTTCGCGGTGCCCGCCACCTCCGGCCGGGCGGCCCTCGCACTGCCGGTGTTCCTGGCCCTCGCCAAGGTGCTGGCCGACCGGAAACGACTGGTCGTGATGCTGGCGCTGCTGTTCCCGACCGTGATTCTTCTGTCAGCGGTGGCGACTCTGATCGGAGCGGGCGCGCATCTGATCACGGTGTCGGTGCTGTGGGAGGCGACCGGCGACCGGATCGGCTTCACCGAGTGGCTGCTGCTGGGCCTGCCGCTGGCGATCGTGTCGTCCCATCTGGCGGCCGAGGCGGTACTGCTGACGACGACCCGGCGCGCGGACCGCCGCGGTCCGGTACGGATCACGGTCGAGGACATCCAGCACCACAGTGAGCAGCCGGTCACCGGCCCCTGGTCCCCCGCCGAGTCGCGCTGCGCCCTGCTGCTGGCCACGGTGGTGGTCCTGTGGTGCGCCGAGCCCCTCCACCGGGTGCCGCCGGCCGTGGTGGCGCTGATCGGCGCGATCGTCGCGTCCTCGCCCGCGCTGGGCACCGTACGGCTGAAGGACGCGTTGCGGACGGTGCCCTGGTCGATGCTGCTCTTCATGGCCGCGACCATGGCGATGGGTGTCGCGCTCAGTGACTCGGGGGCGGCGAAGTGGCTGGTCGCCGGGCTGCCCTCGGCGGTCACTCCGCTGGTGTTCCTGGTGGCGGTCGTGGTGCTCAGCACGGCCGCCCATCTCGTCCTGCAGTCCCGTTCGGCACGGTCGTCGGTGCTCGTTCCCCTGGTCGTCGCGGCGGCCGTGGGCGCCGGGGTCAACCCGGTGGCGGCCGCGCTCGCGTCCACCGCCGCCGCGGGTTTCTGCCACACCCTGTCGGCCTCCGCGAAGCCGGTCGCGCTCTTCGCCGATCTCCCCGGAACGCCCACCTACACGCCACGCGACCTGCTCCGTCTGTCCGCCGTCCTGGCCCCGCTGACCGCCGCCCTCGTCGTCCTCTTCGCCGTCGCGGTCTGGCCGCTGCTGGGCGTACCGCTGGCCCGCCCGTGA